A single region of the Candidatus Cloacimonadota bacterium genome encodes:
- a CDS encoding phenylacetate--CoA ligase family protein, whose protein sequence is MEKSIFQIPIKTLKRYSFYKKSQYWSKEKLQNYQDEMLIKLVQHAGKYVPYYRKLFKEIVLDLTSFQGRKDLHKIPLLDKETVRTRKGEFIADNAKKYGITWDSTSGTTGTPLHFVLDNSVQANKIAALLRSYKWAGYSIGKKTFSIQSYYFKNNDFHYNKFYNILRFDSNRLKKESALKVINEIKRFQPRFFMGFPFDILMLSKFADEEGIKIHSPQSIVTYGETLSKNKRGLLEKAYNCKVYNFFSLHECAAMISECEQGNLHLIEDFAFHEIVDECGNDTSEKGFGELVGTSLYNYSMPLIRYKISDIVQIEKPIKACKCKRNFRIVKEISGKQCDFIQTPDGRFLGSVMSHSIDNAKGVVCSQLIQNSLEHIVVNLVVDDSFNKKSQIELEKGLRKRLGNQIKLEFHQVSQLEKKKSGKTPFIISRIGNEYS, encoded by the coding sequence TTGGAAAAATCAATCTTCCAAATACCAATTAAAACCTTAAAAAGATATTCCTTCTATAAAAAAAGTCAGTATTGGTCTAAAGAAAAACTGCAAAATTATCAAGATGAAATGCTGATAAAACTGGTCCAACACGCTGGAAAATATGTTCCTTACTATCGAAAACTTTTTAAAGAAATTGTTTTGGATTTAACTTCATTTCAGGGAAGAAAAGATTTACATAAAATTCCTTTGTTAGATAAAGAAACAGTTCGCACAAGGAAAGGTGAATTTATCGCAGATAATGCCAAAAAATATGGAATAACCTGGGATTCGACCAGCGGCACTACAGGAACTCCGCTTCATTTTGTCCTCGATAATTCGGTGCAGGCAAATAAGATCGCTGCTTTGTTACGAAGTTACAAATGGGCTGGATATTCAATTGGAAAAAAGACTTTCAGTATTCAGAGTTATTATTTCAAAAACAATGATTTCCATTATAATAAATTTTACAATATCTTGCGTTTCGATTCCAATCGATTGAAAAAAGAATCAGCTCTCAAAGTTATCAATGAAATAAAACGTTTCCAACCGAGATTTTTCATGGGATTTCCTTTTGATATTTTGATGTTGAGCAAATTTGCTGACGAGGAAGGAATTAAAATCCATTCTCCACAATCGATCGTTACATATGGAGAAACTTTATCTAAAAATAAACGGGGACTCTTAGAAAAAGCGTATAATTGCAAAGTTTACAATTTCTTTTCTCTTCACGAATGTGCGGCAATGATCTCGGAATGTGAACAGGGAAATCTGCATTTGATAGAAGATTTTGCTTTTCACGAAATTGTAGATGAATGCGGAAATGATACTTCTGAAAAAGGTTTCGGCGAACTTGTCGGAACAAGTCTTTACAATTATTCGATGCCTTTGATCAGGTATAAAATCAGTGATATTGTTCAGATTGAAAAACCAATTAAAGCTTGTAAATGTAAAAGAAATTTCCGAATTGTAAAAGAAATTTCCGGCAAACAATGCGATTTCATTCAAACTCCGGACGGTAGATTTCTTGGCTCCGTGATGTCGCATTCTATCGATAATGCAAAAGGAGTAGTCTGCTCCCAACTTATCCAGAACTCGCTCGAACATATTGTTGTAAATTTAGTTGTCGATGATTCTTTTAATAAAAAATCTCAAATCGAGTTGGAGAAAGGATTGCGGAAAAGATTGGGAAATCAGATCAAATTAGAATTCCATCAGGTTTCCCAACTGGAAAAGAAAAAGAGCGGGAAAACTCCTTTT
- a CDS encoding CoA ester lyase, which translates to MTQKNYLLRSLLFVPGNSTKLMLSASKTNADALILDLEDSVLDSEKTKAREIIKEKVESGLFQNFHVLVRLNDRESDLLEDEIKTLTIEGIFGFILPKSQNEQDVIFLEKLLDKIEKGKEFPTGKFKIIPLIETTEAVLSIQKICNSSKRIIAVCFGSEDFLNDLQGTHDEENIALLVPRANIAMAARAAGIIPIDTLHTNVHNLQDLEKELKVAKALGFEGKLLLHPKEIELTHKYFTPSEEEYKKAKELLRLNAQAKKLRKKVAIINERFIGPPMIKTAKKIIKRYEMIKM; encoded by the coding sequence ATGACGCAAAAAAACTACCTCCTCCGCAGCCTGCTTTTCGTTCCGGGAAACAGCACAAAATTGATGTTAAGCGCTTCCAAGACAAATGCAGATGCACTCATTCTTGACCTTGAAGATTCTGTTCTTGATTCGGAGAAAACGAAGGCTCGGGAAATCATCAAAGAAAAAGTAGAGTCAGGATTATTCCAAAATTTCCATGTTTTAGTGCGACTGAATGATCGAGAAAGCGATTTGCTGGAAGATGAAATAAAAACTCTGACAATCGAAGGAATATTTGGTTTTATTCTACCCAAATCTCAAAACGAACAAGATGTAATTTTTTTAGAAAAATTATTAGATAAAATCGAAAAGGGGAAAGAATTTCCAACTGGAAAATTCAAAATAATTCCTTTGATCGAGACTACAGAAGCTGTTTTATCCATTCAGAAAATATGTAATTCCTCAAAAAGAATAATTGCTGTTTGTTTCGGAAGCGAAGATTTTCTCAACGATCTGCAGGGAACTCACGATGAAGAAAATATCGCACTTTTAGTTCCGAGAGCAAATATCGCGATGGCAGCAAGAGCAGCAGGAATTATTCCTATCGATACACTACACACGAATGTTCATAATCTGCAAGATTTGGAGAAGGAACTGAAGGTGGCAAAAGCGCTTGGATTTGAAGGAAAACTGCTGTTGCATCCAAAAGAAATCGAACTTACACACAAATATTTTACTCCTTCGGAAGAAGAATATAAAAAGGCAAAAGAATTGTTGAGATTAAATGCGCAAGCAAAGAAACTGAGAAAAAAAGTAGCGATTATAAATGAAAGATTCATCGGACCGCCAATGATCAAAACTGCGAAAAAGATCATCAAGAGGTATGAGATGATAAAAATGTAG
- a CDS encoding MaoC family dehydratase, which yields MIHEMKKTFGRYLEEFKVGDVYQHYPAKTITESDNNLFCLLTMNHHPLHLDQQYCETETYGKPLVVGTLVFSIVAGMTVSEISGKAIANLDYEKVTHNNPVFIGDTIRAETEILKVRESKTKPDRGIVFVETRAFNQNNEKVLTFRRHVLVPKKDS from the coding sequence ATGATCCATGAAATGAAAAAAACTTTCGGCAGATATCTGGAAGAATTCAAAGTTGGAGATGTTTATCAACATTATCCCGCTAAAACCATCACCGAAAGCGACAACAATCTATTCTGTTTATTAACAATGAATCATCATCCTTTGCACCTTGATCAGCAATATTGCGAAACTGAAACTTACGGTAAACCACTTGTCGTCGGAACTCTCGTTTTCAGTATTGTTGCAGGAATGACGGTTTCCGAGATCAGCGGGAAAGCAATCGCAAATCTCGATTATGAAAAAGTTACTCATAACAATCCTGTTTTTATCGGAGATACAATCCGTGCTGAAACTGAAATCCTCAAAGTTAGGGAATCAAAAACTAAACCTGATCGAGGAATTGTTTTTGTGGAGACTCGGGCATTTAATCAGAATAATGAAAAGGTTCTGACTTTTCGGAGACATGTTTTGGTTCCGAAGAAAGATTCGTAA